A window from Fibrobacter sp. UWB11 encodes these proteins:
- the nrdR gene encoding transcriptional regulator NrdR, which yields MICPFCKNDNDKVVDSRMSGTSIRRRRECLACGRRFTTREYIELQPLTVIKRSGEREPFQREKLLRGIMNSCKKRPVSVDDIEQLATRVENSLQMSEGFEVGYDQIGNLVMQELKKLDAVAYVRFASIYREFKEVGEFVDQIKTLDK from the coding sequence ATGATTTGCCCTTTTTGCAAGAACGATAACGACAAAGTTGTCGATAGTCGCATGAGCGGAACCTCGATTCGTAGGCGCCGCGAATGTCTTGCGTGTGGTCGCCGATTTACGACCCGTGAATATATCGAACTTCAGCCGTTGACTGTTATCAAGCGCAGTGGTGAACGTGAACCGTTCCAGCGCGAAAAGCTTTTGCGCGGTATCATGAACTCTTGCAAAAAGCGTCCGGTGTCTGTTGACGATATCGAACAGCTTGCGACCCGTGTTGAAAATTCCTTGCAGATGTCCGAAGGCTTTGAAGTCGGTTACGACCAGATCGGTAACCTCGTTATGCAGGAACTCAAGAAACTCGATGCTGTAGCCTATGTTCGCTTCGCTTCCATTTATCGTGAATTCAAGGAAGTAGGCGAGTTTGTCGACCAGATTAAGACGCTGGATAAATAG
- a CDS encoding transketolase, translated as MQDSLVTKAADNVRILSAAMVQKAKSGHPGGAMGAADAITLLFAEFLRFDPDDANWMARDRFFMDPGHMSPLLYSELVLTNRLTLEDVKNFRQLGSRTPGHPEVDVALGIENSSGPLGIGHGIALGGAIAERFMVERFGSILEHKTVCLVSDGGLEEEIAYGVGRIAGHLKLSNLIFFYDANQVQLSCKTEDVMDHDFVKQYESWGFRVIECDGSNIAELRKAFKAAWAETEKPVLVYGHTTMAKGAIAEDGKSYEGAVSTHGQPLNAAGASTSATIKNLGGNPDDPFQVFDDVKAGFEARANELRKEVAEWKKAKAAWDKANAEKSATLNEWLSGKGLKIDLSKLNIKEGVATRVTSGTVLGYLAENYHNIICSSADLSNSDNTQAFLDKTGIFRANDFKGAFVQVGVAELTMGAIANGIALHGGLYPICATFFVFSDFMKPAIRMAALMGLPVKYVFTHDSFRVGEDGPTHQPIEHETQIRLLESLTKANGKAEMLVLRPADAFETLAAWEMAFENNDSPTALILTRQVVNSLPGDNRYEAAKACRKGAYIVSDNTAAGKKPELTLVANGSDVLLEHQAAELLRAEGKAVRVVSMISPALFLKQDKAYRDSIIAPWTPVFAKSSGLPLLFAQVVGGFGKVSGLERFGASAPAGVLEKEFGYVPEAVAAAAKEYLAEYAKNVEDFKKANA; from the coding sequence GTGCAAGATTCATTAGTTACAAAAGCAGCTGACAACGTCCGTATCCTTTCTGCCGCCATGGTGCAGAAGGCCAAGTCCGGACATCCGGGTGGAGCCATGGGCGCCGCCGACGCTATTACGCTTTTGTTTGCTGAATTTTTGCGTTTCGATCCGGACGACGCTAACTGGATGGCTCGCGACCGCTTCTTCATGGATCCGGGTCACATGAGCCCGCTCCTCTACTCTGAACTCGTCCTCACGAACCGTCTTACGCTCGAAGACGTGAAGAACTTCCGCCAGCTTGGCAGCCGCACTCCGGGCCATCCGGAAGTCGATGTCGCCCTCGGCATTGAAAACTCCTCGGGCCCGCTCGGTATCGGTCACGGCATTGCTCTCGGTGGTGCTATCGCCGAACGCTTCATGGTCGAACGCTTTGGCTCTATCCTCGAACACAAGACGGTCTGCCTCGTTTCTGACGGCGGCCTCGAAGAAGAAATCGCATACGGCGTGGGCCGTATTGCTGGTCACCTCAAGCTTTCGAACCTCATTTTCTTCTACGACGCAAACCAGGTCCAGCTCAGTTGCAAGACCGAAGACGTGATGGACCACGACTTCGTGAAGCAGTACGAATCTTGGGGCTTCCGCGTCATCGAATGTGACGGTTCCAACATTGCAGAACTCCGCAAGGCTTTCAAGGCTGCTTGGGCCGAAACCGAAAAGCCGGTGCTCGTCTACGGTCACACCACGATGGCCAAGGGCGCAATCGCCGAAGACGGCAAGAGCTACGAAGGCGCAGTCTCTACGCACGGTCAGCCGCTCAATGCCGCAGGTGCTTCTACTTCTGCTACGATCAAGAATCTCGGTGGTAACCCGGACGATCCGTTCCAGGTCTTTGATGACGTGAAGGCTGGCTTTGAAGCCCGCGCTAACGAACTCCGCAAGGAAGTTGCCGAATGGAAGAAGGCCAAGGCTGCTTGGGACAAGGCTAACGCCGAAAAGTCTGCAACCCTCAACGAATGGCTCTCGGGCAAGGGTCTCAAGATCGACCTCTCCAAGCTCAATATCAAGGAAGGCGTTGCAACTCGCGTCACGAGCGGTACAGTTCTTGGCTACCTCGCCGAAAATTATCACAACATCATCTGCAGCTCTGCTGACCTTTCGAACTCCGACAATACTCAGGCATTCCTCGACAAGACGGGCATCTTCCGCGCTAACGACTTCAAGGGTGCATTTGTCCAGGTCGGTGTTGCCGAACTCACGATGGGCGCTATTGCAAACGGTATCGCTCTCCACGGCGGTCTCTATCCGATTTGCGCAACGTTCTTCGTGTTCAGTGACTTTATGAAGCCGGCTATCCGTATGGCTGCTCTCATGGGCCTTCCGGTCAAGTATGTGTTTACGCACGACAGCTTCCGCGTGGGCGAAGACGGCCCGACGCACCAGCCGATCGAACATGAAACGCAGATTCGCTTGCTCGAAAGTCTCACCAAGGCAAACGGCAAGGCCGAAATGCTCGTACTCCGTCCGGCAGACGCTTTTGAAACGCTCGCTGCTTGGGAAATGGCTTTCGAAAACAACGATAGCCCGACGGCTCTCATCCTCACTCGTCAGGTCGTAAATTCTCTTCCGGGTGACAACCGCTACGAAGCTGCCAAGGCTTGCCGCAAGGGCGCTTACATTGTTAGCGATAACACTGCCGCTGGCAAGAAGCCGGAACTTACTTTGGTTGCAAACGGCAGCGACGTTCTCCTCGAACACCAGGCTGCTGAACTCCTCCGCGCCGAAGGTAAGGCCGTTCGCGTGGTTTCCATGATCAGCCCAGCTCTCTTCCTCAAGCAGGACAAGGCTTACCGCGACAGCATCATCGCTCCGTGGACTCCGGTGTTTGCAAAGTCCAGCGGTCTTCCGCTCTTGTTCGCCCAGGTCGTGGGTGGCTTCGGTAAGGTCTCCGGTCTCGAACGCTTCGGTGCTTCTGCTCCGGCAGGCGTCCTCGAAAAGGAATTCGGTTACGTTCCAGAAGCTGTTGCCGCAGCTGCCAAGGAATACCTCGCTGAATACGCCAAGAACGTCGAAGACTTCAAGAAAGCTAACGCTTAA